In a single window of the Nodularia spumigena CCY9414 genome:
- a CDS encoding NYN domain-containing protein gives MLNNLESDSIFTPEQVLENRGRVAIFIDGSNLFYAALQLGIEIDYTKLLCRLTGGSRLLRSFFYTGVDRTNEKQQGFLLWMRRNGYRVIAKDLVQLPDGSKKANLDVEIAVDMMALVDSYDTAVLVSGDGDLAYAVNSVSYRGVRVEVVSLRSMTSDSLINVSDRYIDLEAIKEDIQKNPRQSYPYRPLSSMGFLKDIREADQQLEIQD, from the coding sequence ATGTTGAATAATCTAGAAAGTGATTCCATCTTTACGCCGGAACAAGTCTTAGAAAATCGAGGTCGTGTAGCTATATTCATTGATGGTTCTAATCTGTTTTATGCAGCGTTACAACTGGGAATCGAAATTGACTATACGAAGCTACTATGCCGATTGACTGGCGGTTCTAGGCTCTTGCGTTCTTTCTTTTATACTGGTGTAGACCGCACAAACGAAAAGCAACAAGGGTTTCTGTTGTGGATGCGTCGCAATGGCTACCGAGTCATCGCGAAGGATTTAGTACAGTTACCTGATGGCTCGAAAAAAGCCAACCTGGATGTAGAAATTGCCGTAGATATGATGGCTTTGGTAGATTCTTATGATACCGCAGTTTTAGTCAGTGGTGATGGGGATTTGGCTTATGCTGTCAATTCAGTCAGCTATCGTGGTGTGCGCGTAGAGGTGGTTAGCTTGCGCTCCATGACCAGTGATAGTTTAATCAATGTGAGCGATCGCTATATTGATTTAGAAGCCATCAAGGAAGATATCCAAAAAAACCCGCGTCAAAGCTATCCATATCGGCCTCTATCCAGCATGGGTTTTCTGAAAGATATCAGAGAGGCTGATCAACAGTTAGAAATCCAAGATTAA
- a CDS encoding lysophospholipid acyltransferase family protein gives MTPNSPLDISRYFLAALSTQIFRYHEDRIPRNGSVLVVSNHRSFMDALVLMSALSRPIRFACHHYMGQVPLMREIVTGQLGCFPLEDTPSRQQSFFEQSQIILQSQQMVGVFPEGTRPMVTATKPNEVGKFHRGFAHLALRSNVEDLAILPIAIASLQEINAHGLPLRLLSLFDPSEPLFNQPGLHPLVLYNRVAVLVGRPYWITPQHQQKYHGKQAKNVVNELTENCHDEVASLLAQGCY, from the coding sequence ATGACTCCAAATAGTCCCCTGGATATTTCTCGCTATTTCCTAGCGGCGTTATCAACGCAAATTTTCCGCTATCACGAAGATCGCATTCCCAGGAATGGTAGTGTTCTGGTAGTCAGCAATCACCGTAGCTTTATGGATGCACTGGTTTTGATGTCGGCGTTATCCAGACCAATTCGCTTTGCTTGTCATCACTATATGGGACAAGTACCACTGATGCGGGAAATTGTCACGGGACAATTGGGATGCTTTCCCTTAGAGGATACACCCAGTCGCCAGCAAAGTTTTTTTGAACAGTCACAGATAATTTTACAGTCACAGCAGATGGTGGGTGTTTTCCCTGAAGGAACTCGGCCAATGGTGACAGCTACCAAACCAAATGAAGTTGGTAAATTTCACAGAGGTTTTGCTCATTTAGCTTTGCGGTCTAATGTCGAGGATTTAGCAATTTTACCAATTGCGATCGCCTCCCTACAAGAAATCAATGCTCATGGTTTACCTCTGCGACTATTAAGTTTATTCGACCCTTCAGAACCTCTGTTTAATCAACCAGGTTTACATCCCTTGGTTCTATATAATCGGGTGGCTGTGTTAGTTGGTCGCCCTTATTGGATTACACCACAACATCAACAGAAATATCATGGCAAACAAGCGAAAAATGTTGTGAATGAACTAACTGAAAATTGTCACGATGAAGTTGCTAGTTTACTAGCGCAAGGTTGTTATTAA